The Ancylobacter sp. WKF20 genome contains a region encoding:
- a CDS encoding uracil-DNA glycosylase, translated as MDPRLNERDLIADILAFHVEAGVDVALGDAPVDRFEESARERSMVRPRPQVAESRPTPSAPTPARPANVTSRAPAPTAPALPSEAPPPPDIAAIEAREAAASAPTLEALFELLQGFDGCPLKHTATRLVFADGNPRARLMLVGEAPGRDEDIEGKPFVGRSGKLLDRMLAAIGIDRTRAYIANVVPWRPPGNRTPTPQETAICLPFIRRQIELADPDILVCLGGPSAQTLLGITDGITKARGRWQEYNTGTRTIPALATFHPAYLLRSPLGKRMAWRDLMAIESKLAELGANPRP; from the coding sequence ATGGACCCGAGACTTAACGAGCGTGACCTGATTGCCGACATCCTCGCCTTCCATGTGGAGGCGGGCGTCGATGTCGCGCTTGGCGACGCGCCGGTGGACCGTTTCGAGGAAAGCGCCCGCGAGCGCAGCATGGTCCGGCCGCGCCCGCAGGTCGCCGAATCGCGGCCCACGCCGAGCGCTCCGACGCCCGCGCGCCCGGCAAATGTTACCTCCCGCGCCCCTGCCCCGACCGCTCCCGCCCTGCCAAGCGAAGCCCCGCCGCCCCCGGACATCGCCGCCATCGAAGCGCGCGAAGCCGCCGCCTCAGCCCCGACGCTGGAGGCGCTTTTCGAGCTTCTGCAAGGGTTTGACGGCTGCCCGCTGAAGCACACGGCGACCCGTCTCGTCTTCGCCGACGGCAATCCGCGCGCGCGTCTCATGCTGGTCGGCGAAGCGCCGGGTCGCGACGAGGACATCGAAGGCAAGCCCTTTGTCGGGCGCTCCGGCAAGCTGCTCGATCGCATGCTCGCAGCCATCGGCATCGACCGGACGCGCGCCTATATCGCCAATGTCGTGCCCTGGCGCCCGCCGGGCAACCGCACGCCGACACCGCAGGAAACCGCGATCTGCCTGCCCTTCATCCGCCGGCAGATCGAACTGGCGGACCCGGATATTCTCGTGTGCCTCGGTGGCCCCTCCGCGCAGACGCTGCTGGGCATCACCGACGGCATCACCAAGGCGCGGGGACGCTGGCAGGAATATAATACCGGCACGCGGACCATTCCGGCGCTGGCGACCTTCCACCCGGCCTATCTGTTGCGCAGCCCGCTGGGAAAACGCATGGCGTGGCGAGATCTTATGGCAATCGAGTCGAAGCTCGCCGAACTCGGCGCCAATCCGCGCCCCTGA
- a CDS encoding electron transfer flavoprotein-ubiquinone oxidoreductase, producing the protein MDAAELPDREAMEFDVVIVGAGPAGLAAAIRLKQINADLSVVVVEKGSEVGAHILSGAVIDPIGLDRLFPDWREDADAPLKTAVTDDRFYLLGPAGALRLPNALMPPLMSNHGNYVGSLGTVCRWLAAKAEGLGVEIYPGFAAAELLVDESSEVTSQASEVDSQASGTGKGRIVGIATGDMGIGRDGAITDRYTRGMELRAKYTLFAEGARGQLSKQLIARYGLGEGREPQKYGLGLKELWTVPPEKHRPGLVQHSFGWPLDNATGGGSFLYHMEDNQVMVGFVVHLNYANPYLSPFEEFQRFKTHPLVRETLAGGKRISYGARAITEGGWQSVPKLVFPGGALIGCSAGFINVPRIKGSHNAVLSGILAAEETAAALAAGREHDVLAGYEASWRGSDIGRDLWKVRNVKPLWSKLGTFAGIALGGLDMWLNTAFGISPFGTLRHGKADHETLQPAAASRRIEYPRPDNIVSFDRLSSVFLSNTNHEEDQPVHLKVADMALQKRSEHDVYAGPSYRYCPAGVYEWVEKDGEEVYVINAQNCVHCKTCDIKDPNQNITWVAPEGGGGPNYPNM; encoded by the coding sequence ATGGACGCGGCGGAATTGCCGGATCGCGAGGCCATGGAATTCGATGTCGTCATCGTCGGGGCGGGCCCGGCGGGGCTGGCGGCGGCGATCCGGCTGAAGCAAATCAACGCCGATCTCTCGGTCGTGGTGGTGGAAAAGGGCTCCGAGGTCGGCGCCCACATCCTCTCCGGCGCGGTGATCGATCCCATTGGTCTGGATAGGCTTTTTCCCGATTGGCGGGAGGATGCCGACGCGCCGCTGAAGACGGCGGTAACCGATGACCGCTTCTATCTGCTCGGGCCCGCCGGCGCCCTGCGCCTGCCCAACGCGCTGATGCCGCCCTTGATGAGCAATCACGGCAATTATGTCGGCTCGCTCGGCACTGTCTGCCGCTGGCTGGCGGCCAAGGCCGAGGGGCTCGGGGTCGAGATCTACCCCGGTTTTGCCGCCGCCGAATTGCTGGTCGACGAGTCCAGTGAGGTGACCAGTCAGGCCAGTGAGGTGGACAGTCAGGCCAGTGGGACCGGGAAAGGCCGCATCGTCGGCATCGCCACCGGCGATATGGGCATCGGCCGCGACGGGGCGATCACCGACCGCTACACGCGCGGCATGGAACTCAGGGCGAAGTATACCCTGTTCGCGGAAGGCGCGCGCGGGCAACTCTCCAAGCAGCTCATCGCCCGCTATGGGCTGGGCGAGGGGCGCGAGCCGCAAAAGTACGGGCTCGGCCTCAAGGAGCTGTGGACCGTGCCGCCGGAAAAGCACCGGCCGGGTCTCGTCCAGCACTCCTTCGGCTGGCCGCTCGACAATGCCACCGGCGGGGGCTCCTTCCTCTACCATATGGAAGACAACCAGGTGATGGTGGGCTTCGTCGTCCACCTCAACTACGCCAACCCGTATCTGTCGCCCTTCGAGGAATTCCAGCGCTTCAAGACCCACCCGCTGGTGCGCGAGACGCTCGCGGGCGGCAAGCGCATCTCCTATGGCGCGCGCGCCATCACCGAGGGCGGCTGGCAGTCGGTGCCGAAGCTGGTCTTCCCCGGCGGGGCGCTGATCGGCTGCTCGGCCGGCTTCATCAATGTGCCGCGCATCAAGGGCAGCCATAACGCCGTGCTCTCCGGCATCCTCGCCGCGGAGGAAACCGCGGCCGCGCTCGCCGCCGGGCGCGAGCATGACGTGCTCGCCGGCTATGAGGCGAGCTGGCGCGGCTCCGACATCGGCCGCGACCTGTGGAAGGTGCGCAACGTCAAGCCGCTCTGGTCGAAGCTCGGCACCTTTGCCGGCATCGCGCTGGGCGGGCTCGACATGTGGCTGAACACCGCCTTCGGCATCTCGCCCTTCGGCACGCTCAGGCATGGCAAGGCCGACCATGAGACGCTGCAGCCGGCGGCGGCCTCCCGGCGCATCGAGTACCCGCGCCCCGACAACATCGTCTCCTTCGACCGGCTCTCCTCGGTGTTCCTGTCCAACACCAATCACGAGGAAGACCAGCCGGTGCATCTGAAGGTCGCCGACATGGCCTTGCAGAAGCGCTCGGAGCACGATGTCTATGCCGGGCCGTCCTATCGTTACTGCCCGGCGGGCGTCTATGAGTGGGTGGAGAAGGATGGCGAGGAGGTCTATGTGATCAACGCGCAGAACTGCGTCCACTGCAAAACCTGCGATATCAAGGACCCCAACCAGAACATCACCTGGGTCGCCCCGGAAGGCGGCGGGGGGCCGAACTACCCGAATATGTGA
- the phnC gene encoding phosphonate ABC transporter ATP-binding protein, protein MAAALQLDRVSKTYGAMRAVENVSLTIQPGERVALIGASGSGKSTLIRLAAGLILADPQGQGSGAVHSFGVKVQEGGRLAGDVRAARRHIGLVFQQFALAGRMSVLTNVLVGALGRISVLRGTLGLFNDDERRTAYAALAEVGIAQHAMKRARELSGGQQQRVAIARALVQGAKLVLADEPIASLDPKSAKRVMDTLVTMSRDHGIALVVSLHQVDYATAYFDRVVAMNAGRVVFDGPASQINAAFLTELYGASAEELILPSQFVVGASVPAETPDIQTVS, encoded by the coding sequence ATGGCGGCAGCGCTTCAACTCGACCGTGTGAGCAAGACCTATGGCGCCATGCGCGCCGTGGAGAATGTCTCGCTGACCATCCAGCCGGGCGAGCGCGTGGCGCTCATCGGGGCCTCCGGCTCCGGCAAGTCGACGCTGATCCGCCTCGCCGCGGGCCTCATTCTCGCCGATCCGCAGGGGCAGGGCTCCGGCGCGGTGCATTCCTTCGGCGTGAAGGTGCAGGAAGGCGGCAGGCTCGCCGGTGATGTGCGCGCGGCGCGCCGGCATATCGGCCTCGTGTTCCAGCAATTCGCGCTCGCCGGGCGCATGTCGGTGCTGACCAATGTGCTGGTCGGCGCGCTCGGGCGCATCAGCGTGCTGCGCGGCACGCTCGGCCTGTTCAACGACGATGAGCGCCGCACCGCCTATGCCGCGCTGGCCGAGGTCGGCATCGCCCAGCACGCCATGAAGCGGGCGCGCGAACTCTCCGGCGGCCAGCAGCAGCGCGTCGCCATTGCCCGCGCGCTGGTGCAGGGCGCCAAGCTCGTGCTGGCGGACGAGCCCATCGCCTCGCTCGACCCGAAATCCGCCAAGCGGGTGATGGACACGCTGGTGACGATGAGCCGCGACCACGGCATCGCGCTGGTCGTCTCGCTGCACCAGGTGGACTACGCCACCGCCTATTTCGACCGCGTGGTGGCGATGAATGCCGGCCGCGTCGTGTTTGACGGCCCGGCGTCGCAGATCAACGCCGCGTTCCTGACCGAGCTCTACGGCGCCAGCGCCGAGGAGCTGATCCTGCCCAGCCAGTTCGTCGTCGGCGCCTCCGTGCCGGCCGAGACCCCCGACATCCAGACCGTATCCTGA
- the phnD gene encoding phosphonate ABC transporter substrate-binding protein — MKRILAAGLVLAGLTAPLAAQEVKELNFGFISTESSANLAKSFEPLLKDMEKAIGVPVKPFFVGDYAGVIEGMRFKKVDIGWFGNKSAMEAVDRANGEVFVKTAKPDGSSGYYSLIVTNVDRSDINNLKDILDCSKGYNFGNGDPNSTSGFLVPSYYVFAMNNVDPVKCYKRVVSGNHESNLLAVANKQVDFATNNTENMTRLQMTRPEEAKKIKEVWRSPMIAGDPIVWRKDLPADLKAKIYTFFMTYGRNGTPEEIEAARAVLAKTSDGWGPFLASSDAQLIPIRQLELFKAKVKAQNDEKLSADEKAAKIKEIDAKLAALDEQQKKLPSM, encoded by the coding sequence ATGAAGCGCATTCTCGCGGCCGGCCTCGTGCTCGCCGGCCTGACCGCCCCGCTGGCGGCGCAGGAAGTCAAGGAGCTGAACTTCGGCTTCATCTCCACCGAGTCCTCGGCGAACCTCGCCAAGAGCTTCGAGCCCCTGCTCAAGGACATGGAAAAGGCCATCGGCGTGCCGGTGAAGCCGTTCTTCGTCGGCGACTATGCCGGCGTCATCGAGGGCATGCGCTTCAAGAAGGTCGATATCGGCTGGTTCGGCAACAAGTCGGCCATGGAAGCGGTGGACCGCGCCAATGGCGAAGTGTTCGTCAAGACCGCCAAGCCGGACGGTTCCTCGGGCTATTACTCGCTGATCGTCACCAATGTCGACCGCAGCGACATCAACAACCTCAAGGACATCCTTGATTGCTCGAAGGGTTATAACTTCGGCAATGGCGATCCGAACTCGACCTCGGGCTTCCTGGTCCCGAGCTACTACGTGTTCGCGATGAACAATGTCGACCCGGTGAAGTGCTACAAGCGCGTCGTCAGCGGCAACCATGAGAGCAACCTGCTCGCGGTGGCCAACAAGCAGGTCGACTTCGCGACCAACAACACCGAAAACATGACCCGCCTGCAGATGACCCGCCCGGAAGAGGCGAAGAAGATCAAGGAAGTGTGGCGCTCGCCGATGATCGCCGGCGACCCGATCGTGTGGCGCAAGGACCTGCCGGCCGACCTGAAGGCGAAGATCTACACCTTCTTCATGACCTATGGCCGCAACGGCACGCCGGAAGAGATCGAGGCGGCCCGCGCCGTGCTCGCCAAGACCTCGGACGGCTGGGGCCCCTTCCTCGCCTCCTCCGACGCCCAGCTGATCCCGATCCGCCAGCTCGAGCTGTTCAAGGCGAAGGTCAAGGCGCAGAACGACGAGAAGCTCTCGGCTGACGAGAAGGCCGCGAAGATCAAGGAAATCGACGCCAAGCTCGCCGCCCTCGACGAGCAGCAGAAGAAGCTCCCCTCCATGTGA
- the phnE gene encoding phosphonate ABC transporter, permease protein PhnE, whose amino-acid sequence MTSSAAAHRSAVAALPAPPHTPLTTRLARLAIAAAGVTVLVFSWHEAEMDPAQLVRDAGNMATLGADFLRPDFTDIDVYFNAMLETLAIAIWGTLLAVIAGIPFGILSADNVVPRWVAFPIRRVMDACRAINELVFALIFIAAVGLGPFAGVLALFIHTTGVVAKLFSEAVEAIDPAPVEGIRGTGGTWLQEIIYGVLPQVLPLWISYALYRFESNVRSATVLGIVGGGGIGMTFNETMRGFLYSQAAAILIIVILTVSLLDMVSQNIRKRFI is encoded by the coding sequence ATGACCAGCTCTGCTGCCGCCCACCGCTCCGCCGTCGCCGCGCTGCCGGCCCCGCCGCACACGCCGCTGACCACGCGTCTCGCCCGCCTCGCCATCGCGGCGGCTGGCGTGACGGTGCTGGTGTTCTCCTGGCATGAGGCGGAGATGGACCCGGCGCAGCTGGTGCGCGACGCCGGCAACATGGCGACACTGGGCGCCGACTTCCTGCGGCCCGACTTCACCGACATCGACGTCTATTTCAACGCGATGCTGGAGACGCTGGCCATCGCCATCTGGGGCACGCTGCTGGCGGTGATCGCCGGCATCCCCTTCGGCATCCTCTCGGCCGACAATGTCGTGCCGCGCTGGGTCGCCTTCCCGATCCGCCGGGTGATGGATGCCTGCCGCGCCATCAACGAGCTGGTCTTCGCGCTGATCTTCATCGCCGCCGTCGGCCTCGGCCCCTTCGCCGGCGTGCTGGCGCTGTTCATCCACACCACGGGCGTCGTCGCCAAGCTGTTCTCCGAGGCGGTGGAGGCGATCGACCCCGCCCCCGTCGAGGGCATTCGCGGCACCGGCGGCACCTGGCTGCAGGAGATCATCTATGGCGTGCTGCCGCAGGTGCTGCCGCTGTGGATCTCCTACGCGCTCTACCGCTTTGAATCGAATGTGCGCTCGGCCACCGTGCTCGGCATCGTCGGCGGCGGCGGCATCGGCATGACCTTCAACGAGACGATGCGCGGCTTCCTTTACTCGCAGGCGGCGGCGATCCTCATCATCGTCATCCTCACCGTCTCGCTGCTGGACATGGTGAGCCAGAACATCCGCAAGCGTTTCATCTGA
- a CDS encoding ABC transporter ATP-binding protein/permease: MRAILSLLADVWRLSIPYFRGEDKWRGLALLGAVIALEVGWVYATVLINSWNNVFYNAIQERDYPAFTHQLWLFSFYAAASIAIAVYQIYLRQWLQIRWRTWMTDKYLSAWLANETHYRLRLKGDQADNPDQRIADDISAYISQTLSIFIGLLNAVMTLASFAVILWGLSGDFAFNLFGGEWRIPGYLVWAAFAYAALGTFLAHLIGRVLVKLNFDQQRFEADYRVDLVRVRENGEQIALMKGEGVERARLLDRFGHVVHNYWGIMIAQKRLTWFTAGYGQLSIIFPFVVVAPAYFAGTIQLGQLMQTSSAFGQVQGSFSFFINAYATLAEWKSVVDRLIGFQRHVETTQAETLKASYRQVPATGAAPLGVRDMEVRLPDGRALVAIDALGVKPGERVLLTGASGTGKSTLLRAIAGIWPYGHGVVETGGRVLTLPQRPYLPVGSLRGALAYPDPMERFADEDLREVLEAVGLPAFAGRLDERGLWGAELSGGEQQRFAIARALLVKPDVLLLDEATSALDEASEAALYRLLRERLPQAAILSIGHRSTLLELHETHIALERREDGPARLVPHALAAAE; the protein is encoded by the coding sequence TTGCGCGCCATTCTCTCTTTGCTCGCCGATGTCTGGCGGCTGTCCATTCCCTATTTCCGTGGCGAGGACAAATGGCGCGGGCTGGCGCTGCTCGGCGCGGTGATCGCGCTGGAAGTCGGCTGGGTCTATGCCACCGTGCTGATCAACTCTTGGAACAACGTGTTCTACAACGCGATCCAGGAGCGCGATTACCCCGCCTTCACCCATCAGCTCTGGCTGTTCTCCTTCTACGCCGCCGCCTCCATCGCCATCGCGGTCTACCAAATCTATCTGCGGCAATGGCTGCAGATCCGCTGGCGGACCTGGATGACCGACAAGTATCTGTCCGCCTGGCTGGCCAACGAGACCCATTACCGGCTGCGGCTGAAGGGCGATCAGGCGGATAACCCCGACCAGCGCATCGCCGACGACATCAGCGCCTATATCTCGCAGACGCTCAGCATCTTCATCGGCCTGCTCAATGCGGTGATGACGCTGGCCTCCTTCGCGGTGATCCTGTGGGGGCTGTCGGGCGACTTCGCCTTCAACCTGTTCGGCGGCGAATGGCGCATTCCCGGCTATCTTGTCTGGGCCGCCTTCGCCTATGCGGCGCTCGGCACCTTCCTCGCCCATCTCATCGGCCGGGTGCTGGTGAAGCTGAACTTCGACCAGCAGCGCTTCGAGGCCGATTACCGCGTCGATCTGGTGCGCGTGCGCGAGAATGGCGAGCAGATCGCGCTGATGAAGGGCGAGGGCGTGGAGCGCGCCCGGCTGCTCGATCGCTTCGGCCATGTCGTGCATAATTACTGGGGCATCATGATCGCCCAGAAGCGGCTGACCTGGTTCACCGCCGGCTATGGCCAGCTCTCCATCATCTTCCCCTTCGTGGTGGTGGCGCCGGCTTATTTCGCCGGCACCATCCAGCTCGGCCAGCTCATGCAGACCTCCTCGGCCTTCGGGCAGGTGCAGGGCTCCTTCTCCTTCTTCATCAACGCCTATGCGACGCTCGCCGAGTGGAAGTCGGTGGTCGACCGTCTCATCGGCTTCCAGCGCCATGTCGAGACCACGCAGGCCGAGACGCTGAAGGCGAGCTACCGGCAGGTGCCGGCCACCGGCGCGGCGCCGCTCGGCGTGCGCGACATGGAGGTGCGCCTGCCGGATGGGCGCGCGCTGGTCGCCATCGACGCGCTGGGCGTGAAGCCCGGCGAGCGGGTGCTGCTCACCGGCGCCTCCGGCACCGGCAAGAGCACGCTGTTGCGGGCCATTGCCGGCATCTGGCCCTATGGCCATGGCGTGGTGGAAACCGGCGGGCGCGTGCTCACTTTGCCGCAGCGGCCCTATCTGCCGGTCGGCTCGCTGCGCGGGGCGCTGGCCTATCCCGATCCGATGGAGCGCTTCGCCGACGAGGATCTGCGTGAGGTGCTGGAAGCGGTCGGCCTGCCCGCCTTCGCCGGTCGGCTCGACGAGCGCGGCCTGTGGGGCGCGGAACTCTCCGGCGGCGAGCAGCAGCGCTTCGCCATTGCCCGCGCGCTGCTGGTGAAGCCCGACGTGCTGCTGCTGGACGAAGCCACTTCGGCGCTGGACGAGGCGAGCGAGGCCGCGCTCTACCGCCTGCTGCGCGAAAGGCTGCCGCAGGCGGCGATCCTCTCCATCGGCCACCGCTCGACGCTGCTAGAGCTGCACGAGACCCATATCGCGCTGGAGCGGCGCGAGGACGGGCCGGCGCGCCTTGTCCCGCACGCGCTCGCCGCGGCGGAATAG
- the clcA gene encoding H(+)/Cl(-) exchange transporter ClcA, giving the protein MMGNGFYYGVAVLVGAVVGVIGAAFHLSVEWLSAAWPAWLSGSVGLSGAPLYLAGAAIGASMAVAALFLVRRFAPEAGGSGVPEIEGAMEGLREVRWHRVLPVKFFGGLLALSSGMVLGREGPTIHMGASVAKAAADLTKMVAQDMRGLLAAGGAAGLAAAFNAPLAAVLFVIEETRRQFPYSARTYIGVVLASLTGAVVTQMFTGDIPYMRLAVDTLPLAVLPAFAGLGLILGGVGTVFNRTLIGSLDRVRDLGQRSSFYLFPLVVGMVVGVLMFALPEATQGGELLAVQLAQENRTVLALALIVLLRFVMTMASYSTGVAGGIFAPILALATTIGLCYGAALELFLPLPDRMEVVLAIAAMGGLFAATIGAPLVGMVLVMELTGAYTALVPVMLTTIIANMVALALGNRPIYEVLLERTLALEAKARQGAHPPTASPSSLDDGAAAGGGVTNTLRG; this is encoded by the coding sequence ATGATGGGCAACGGCTTCTATTATGGCGTGGCGGTTCTGGTCGGGGCGGTGGTCGGCGTCATCGGCGCCGCCTTCCATCTCAGCGTGGAATGGCTGAGCGCCGCCTGGCCGGCCTGGCTGTCCGGCAGCGTCGGGCTCAGCGGCGCGCCGCTTTATCTGGCGGGCGCCGCCATCGGCGCCAGCATGGCGGTGGCGGCGCTGTTCCTCGTGCGCCGTTTCGCGCCGGAAGCCGGCGGCTCCGGCGTGCCGGAAATCGAGGGCGCGATGGAGGGGCTGCGCGAGGTGCGCTGGCATCGCGTGCTGCCGGTGAAGTTCTTCGGCGGCCTGCTGGCGCTCTCCTCGGGCATGGTGCTCGGGCGCGAGGGGCCGACCATCCATATGGGCGCCTCGGTCGCCAAGGCCGCCGCCGACCTCACCAAAATGGTGGCGCAGGACATGCGCGGCCTGCTCGCCGCCGGTGGCGCGGCGGGCCTTGCCGCCGCCTTCAATGCCCCGCTCGCCGCCGTGCTCTTCGTCATCGAGGAAACCCGCCGGCAATTTCCCTACAGCGCCCGCACCTATATCGGCGTCGTGCTGGCCTCGCTCACCGGCGCGGTCGTCACCCAGATGTTCACCGGCGACATCCCCTATATGCGCCTTGCGGTGGATACGCTGCCGCTCGCCGTGCTGCCGGCCTTCGCCGGGCTGGGGCTGATCCTCGGCGGCGTCGGCACGGTGTTCAACCGCACGCTCATCGGTTCGCTCGACCGGGTGCGCGACCTCGGCCAGCGCAGCTCCTTCTATCTGTTCCCCCTCGTGGTCGGCATGGTCGTCGGCGTGCTGATGTTCGCCCTGCCGGAGGCGACGCAGGGCGGGGAACTGCTCGCCGTGCAGCTCGCGCAGGAGAACCGCACCGTACTGGCGCTGGCGCTCATCGTGCTGCTGCGCTTCGTCATGACCATGGCGAGCTATTCCACCGGCGTCGCCGGCGGCATCTTCGCCCCGATCCTCGCGCTCGCCACCACCATCGGCCTCTGCTACGGCGCGGCGCTGGAGCTTTTCCTGCCGCTGCCGGACCGCATGGAAGTGGTGCTGGCGATCGCCGCCATGGGCGGGCTGTTCGCCGCCACCATCGGCGCGCCGCTGGTCGGCATGGTGCTGGTGATGGAGCTGACCGGCGCCTACACGGCGCTGGTGCCGGTGATGCTCACCACCATCATCGCCAACATGGTCGCGCTCGCGCTGGGCAACCGGCCGATCTATGAGGTGCTGCTGGAGCGCACCCTCGCCTTGGAGGCGAAGGCGCGGCAGGGAGCCCATCCCCCCACCGCGTCGCCCTCTAGCCTCGACGACGGCGCGGCCGCCGGAGGCGGCGTCACCAACACGCTGCGCGGCTGA
- a CDS encoding ABC transporter substrate-binding protein — MFKKIAAAALALALTAAPFASAPARAADKLTVLLDWYVNPDHAPLIIAQEKGYFKAHDLDVDLIPPSDPSAPPRLVAAGQADVAVSYQPNIYLSVKEGLPLIRFGTLVSTPLTALVALKDGPIKSIADLKGKTVGYSVAGLEDALLGTMLASAGLKPDDVTMINVNFALSPALVAGKVDAVIGAYRNFELTQIKLEGKEGIAFFPEEHGVPVFDELIYLAHKDKVGDPRLKRFLAAVEEATIYILNHPQEAWGVFVKANPKLDDELNRTAWTDTLRRFAHAPAALDEGRYARFGEFMKSHKLIDTVEPVSTYATAIK; from the coding sequence ATGTTCAAAAAAATCGCCGCCGCCGCGCTCGCGCTGGCACTCACCGCCGCCCCCTTCGCCAGCGCCCCCGCACGCGCCGCGGACAAGCTCACCGTCCTGCTCGACTGGTATGTGAACCCCGACCACGCGCCGCTGATCATCGCGCAGGAGAAGGGCTACTTCAAAGCGCACGACCTCGATGTCGACCTGATCCCGCCCTCCGACCCCTCCGCCCCGCCGCGCCTCGTCGCCGCCGGGCAGGCGGATGTCGCGGTGAGCTACCAGCCGAACATCTATCTGTCGGTGAAGGAAGGGCTGCCGCTCATCCGCTTCGGCACGCTCGTCTCCACCCCGCTCACCGCGCTGGTGGCGCTGAAGGACGGGCCGATCAAGTCCATCGCCGATCTCAAGGGGAAGACCGTTGGCTATTCGGTGGCGGGCCTTGAGGACGCGCTGCTCGGCACCATGCTGGCGAGCGCCGGGCTGAAGCCGGACGACGTCACCATGATCAACGTCAATTTCGCCTTGTCCCCGGCGCTGGTCGCCGGCAAGGTGGACGCGGTGATCGGCGCCTACCGCAATTTCGAGCTCACCCAGATCAAGCTCGAGGGCAAGGAGGGCATCGCCTTCTTCCCCGAGGAGCACGGCGTGCCGGTGTTCGACGAGCTGATCTATCTCGCCCACAAGGACAAGGTCGGCGATCCCCGCCTCAAGCGTTTTCTCGCGGCGGTCGAGGAGGCGACGATCTACATCCTCAACCACCCGCAGGAGGCATGGGGCGTGTTCGTCAAGGCCAACCCCAAGCTCGACGACGAGCTGAACCGCACCGCCTGGACCGACACGCTGCGCCGTTTCGCCCATGCGCCGGCCGCGCTGGACGAGGGCCGCTATGCGCGCTTCGGGGAGTTCATGAAGAGCCACAAGCTGATCGACACGGTGGAGCCGGTCTCCACCTACGCCACCGCGATCAAGTAG
- a CDS encoding winged helix-turn-helix domain-containing protein, which produces MTIRLANADARRVFLAMQGLSERAPAGKAALLALITRLGFVQVDSIATVERAHHHILFSRAPAYRREHLTALLEKDGALFEHWTHDAAIIPTAFFPYWKHRFAQERASLAERWRSWHENGFEGYFEHVLARVRQEGRLMARHFEAEKRPPGGWWNWHPEKTALEYHWRTGALAIAGREGFQKVYDLTERVIPAHHRAAEVEASAFIDWACTSALERLGFATHGEIAAFWDLVSPEQAKAWVEANRDRLEPVLITCADGRERASHAFAGAGAAFAALPSPPSRLRVLSPFDPALRDRNRAERLFGFSYRIEVFVPAPKRLYGYYVFPLLEGDRLIGRIDMKADRKAGTLDVRRLWLEPGVRASKGRLDALDAELTRLGTFAGVERTVYAEGWLA; this is translated from the coding sequence ATGACGATTCGCCTCGCCAATGCCGATGCCCGCCGCGTCTTCCTCGCCATGCAGGGGCTGAGCGAACGCGCGCCGGCGGGCAAGGCGGCCTTGCTCGCGCTCATCACCCGGCTCGGCTTCGTGCAGGTGGACAGCATCGCCACGGTCGAGCGGGCGCATCACCACATCCTGTTCAGCCGCGCCCCCGCCTACCGGCGCGAGCATCTCACCGCGCTCCTGGAAAAGGACGGCGCGCTGTTCGAGCACTGGACGCATGACGCGGCGATCATCCCGACCGCCTTCTTCCCCTATTGGAAGCACCGCTTCGCGCAGGAACGCGCCAGCCTCGCGGAGCGCTGGCGCAGCTGGCACGAGAACGGCTTCGAGGGCTATTTTGAGCATGTGCTGGCGCGCGTGCGCCAGGAGGGCCGGCTGATGGCCCGGCATTTCGAGGCCGAGAAGCGCCCGCCCGGCGGCTGGTGGAACTGGCACCCGGAAAAGACCGCGCTTGAGTATCACTGGCGCACCGGCGCGCTCGCCATTGCCGGGCGCGAGGGCTTCCAGAAGGTCTATGACCTCACCGAGCGCGTGATCCCCGCCCATCACCGCGCCGCGGAGGTGGAGGCGAGCGCCTTCATCGACTGGGCCTGCACCTCGGCGCTGGAGCGGCTGGGCTTTGCCACCCATGGCGAGATCGCCGCCTTCTGGGATCTGGTCTCGCCGGAACAGGCGAAAGCCTGGGTGGAGGCGAACCGCGACCGACTGGAACCCGTGCTCATCACCTGCGCGGATGGGCGCGAGCGGGCGAGCCACGCCTTTGCCGGCGCCGGCGCGGCTTTCGCGGCGCTGCCCTCCCCACCGTCGCGGCTGCGCGTGCTCAGCCCGTTTGATCCGGCGCTGCGCGACCGCAACCGGGCGGAGCGGCTGTTCGGCTTTTCCTACCGCATCGAGGTCTTCGTGCCGGCGCCCAAGCGCCTCTATGGCTACTATGTCTTCCCGCTGCTGGAAGGCGACCGGCTGATCGGGCGCATCGACATGAAGGCCGACCGCAAGGCCGGCACGCTCGACGTGCGCCGCCTCTGGCTGGAGCCGGGTGTGCGCGCCTCCAAGGGCCGGCTCGACGCGCTCGACGCGGAACTCACCCGCCTCGGCACCTTCGCCGGCGTGGAACGCACCGTCTATGCCGAGGGCTGGCTGGCGTAA